Proteins from a genomic interval of Dermacentor variabilis isolate Ectoservices chromosome 8, ASM5094787v1, whole genome shotgun sequence:
- the LOC142590778 gene encoding uncharacterized protein LOC142590778, which translates to MAVSTLTQRGYDPEAMSWTTVPTTEEPNSAIPSNIRSQALLNAAARRLQEKAKIVAPAAAPASGNPAGETQPPASHAAGSKGKVFTKWKPRPLLKPNPDDYVIVLKPREHISLHEAFSENRYGTAFTAYLGSERAETASILPSREQNLIVIHTPDLETADRVNGDFSVNTDRGAVPLHGYLRQDGGNVCHGVIVVCNSDTTETLQQKVRWRTGTIVEVRKFGTSNKARVTFAGKDKPHFVHYDNMVVPVQPYYRTMPACGKCGAVGHRMDTCPNLRQDTCGLCGQQIPLVEGVRAPHECVPKCSVCGGGHATNYRECTAKFRNSKIAAQTGGKTITAVKKKHRHLELPGRSPHRDVTKAGKPAPPAGETGRQSTAPPHGVAGAWADAVKKGKQVSGAGRAASSSPPSTPPAALSAEQNLIAALQAQNEMLLKKITALEAKLTQPLPTPAVEVMESETEAPAEAPSAVAALEARINALESRMDSRICALETQISAAMNAAIAKLTEMIPSLITQQIAQTPRTTRRAGPIKDVSRRYPKMF; encoded by the coding sequence ATGGCCGTCTCTACGCTAACCCAGCGTGGCTACGACCCGGAGGCGATGTCCTGGACGACGGTTCCGACGACTGAGGAGCCCAATTCTGCGATTCCTTCGAATATTCGAAGCCAAGCTCTCCTCAACGCGGCCGCTCGCCGCTTGCAAGAGAAAGCCAAGATTGTGGCGCCCGCCGCCGCCCCGGCGTCCGGCAACCCAGCCGGCGAGACGCAGCCTCCTGCCTCGCACGCTGCGGGAAGCAAGGGCAAGGTCTTCACGAAGTGGAAGCCTCGCCCGCTACTCAAACCGAACCCGGATGACTACGTGATCGTTTTAAAGCCACGTGAGCATATTTCCTTGCACGAAGCCTTCTCCGAGAATCGCTACGGGACCGCTTTCACGGCTTACCTCGGGTCCGAGCGGGCAGAGACCGCATCGATTCTCCCTTCGAGAGAACAAAATTTGATTGTGATCCATACCCCGGACCTCGAGACGGCAGACCGAGTGAACGGGGATTTTTCTGTCAACACCGACCGCGGAGCGGTCCCGCTCCACGGATACCTACGGCAAGATGGCGGAAACGTTTGCCACGGTGTCATCGTGGTGTGCAACTCGGACACGACGGAGACACTTCAGCAAAAGGTGCGTTGGAGAACAGGCACCattgttgaagtgagaaaatttggCACATCGAACAAAGCGCGTGTTACCTTCGCCGGAAAGGACAAACCGCATTTTGTTCACTATGACAACATGGTGGTACCCGTCCAACCCTACTACCGTACAATGCCGGCCTGCGGCAAGTGCGGTGCTGTCGGCCATAGGATGGACACATGCCCAAACCTGAGACAGGACACTTGCGGTCTGTGCGGGCAACAGATTCCACTCGTGGAGGGGGTGCGGGCCCCTCACGAATGCGTGCCCAAGTGTTCAGTGTGCGGTGGTGGACACGCCACGAACTACCGCGAGTGCACTGCAAAGTTCCGCAACTCCAAGATAGCCGCCCAAACGGGCGGCAAGACCATAACGGCGGTCAAGAAAAAACACCGCCATCTTGAGCTTCCCGGTAGGTCGCCGCACCGGGACGTCACCAAGGCCGGCAAGCCAGCGCCCCCTGCCGGAGAAACCGGGAGGCAATCTACGGCGCCACCACACGGCGTGGCCGGGGCCTGGGCCGACGCCgtcaaaaaaggaaaacaggTGAGCGGCGCGGGCAGGGCTGCTTCCTCCTCCCCTCCCTCTACTCCTCCTGCTGCGCTCAGCGCCGAACAAAACCTGATCGCGGCTCTCCAGGCGCAAAATGAGATGCTGCTAAAGAAAATTACAGCTCTCGAAGCAAAATTGACGCAACCCCTCCCTACCCCCGCAGTAGAAGTAATGGAAAGCGAGACAGAAGCGCCGGCGGAGGCACCTAGCGCGGTAGCCGCTCTCGAGGCCCGGATCAACGCCCTCGAGTCCCGTATGGACAGCCGGATTTGCGCTCTTGAAACCCAAATCTCCGCGGCCATGAATGCCGCGATTGCCAAATTGACAGAGATGATTCCCTCTCTCATAACTCAACAAATCGCGCAAACCCCTCGCACCACCCGGCGAGCCGGCCCAATTAAAGACGTGTCCCGCCGGTACCCCAAAATGTTTTGA
- the LOC142591269 gene encoding uncharacterized protein LOC142591269, whose amino-acid sequence MTREDHSGRRLARAEALARHYGHKHGVFYVDASGPYHGGCYTAAVVHQNTAVNGLTLRAHNITHAEVVAIELAAADQHSRVFITDSRGACRNIEQGHIPYLAYKILQNSDYLGAPSHRTIIWTPAHTGLEGNETADAVARAFTFRASPSSPTDPDPEPNPAYTFKEIVQLYQSGRAIYPKPCKGLTKAEERILLRFYIKTLLLPAALKYFDPACTGECPHYGEKSSDIFHMVWACQKTPNLTPLPNPSREDWEAALPGCSDLTAQRALVERARAAADANGLP is encoded by the coding sequence ATGACACGAGAGGACCATAGTGGCAGACGCCTCGCGCGGGCGGAAGCCTTGGCTCGCCACTACGGACACAAACACGGAGTCttctacgtggacgcctccggcccgtACCATGGGGGTTGCtacacggccgcagtcgtccaccaaaaCACAGCAGTAAACGGACTCACTTTACGTGCACACAACATTACACACGCGGAGGTGGTTGCCATCGAGCTAGCCGCCGCAGATCAACACTCGCGGGTCTTCATCACCGACTCGAGGGGTGCTTGCCGCAATATTGAGCAGGGGCACATACCGTACCTTgcctacaaaattttgcaaaacaGTGACTATCTCGGTGCCCCCTCGCACCGTACGATTATCTGGACTCCCGCTCACACAGGCCTCGAAGGAAACGAGACGGCCGATGCCGTCGCCCGCGCGTTCACTTTCCGGGCATCACCTTCGTCCCCCACCGATCCGGACCCCGAACCCAATCCCGCCTATACTTTCAAAGAGATCGTTCAGCTCTACCAATCTGGCCGTGCCATCTATCCCAAGCCCTGTAAGGGTCTCACAAAGGCGGAGGAGCGCATTCTCCTTCGTTTTTATATCAAAACTCTGCTGCTCCCGGCAGCCTTAAAATACTTTGACCCCGCTTGCACGGGGGAGTGCCCGCACTATGGGGAAAAGTCCTCAGACATTTTCCACATGGTATGGGCATGTCAAAAAACCCCAAATCTAACCCCGCTACCCAACCCttcccgggaggactgggaggcagccctgccTGGCTGCTCTGACCTGACGGCCCAACGGGCCTTGGTCGAGCGGGCCCGGGCGGCGGCCGACGCCAATGGGCTCCCGTAA